The following are encoded together in the Methylomonas methanica MC09 genome:
- a CDS encoding NYN domain-containing protein translates to MQKVAIFADVQNIYYTCRHRYQKHFNYSAFWQQATAGRQVVAAYAYAIERGDTRQRGFQQILKDIGFQVKLKPYIQRSDGSAKGDWDVGITLDVLEMAEQVDTVILLSGDGDFQLLLERARERYQVNSEVYGVAALTAQALIQAADRYVPIEEGLLI, encoded by the coding sequence ATGCAAAAGGTAGCGATTTTTGCCGATGTGCAAAATATCTATTACACCTGCAGGCATCGCTACCAAAAACATTTTAACTATAGTGCTTTTTGGCAACAAGCCACTGCCGGTCGCCAAGTTGTAGCCGCTTATGCCTATGCGATTGAAAGAGGCGATACCAGGCAGCGCGGTTTTCAACAAATCCTCAAGGACATCGGTTTTCAGGTCAAGCTCAAACCTTACATCCAGCGCAGCGACGGATCGGCGAAAGGCGATTGGGATGTAGGGATTACCTTGGATGTGCTGGAAATGGCCGAGCAGGTCGATACGGTCATTTTATTGTCGGGAGACGGCGATTTTCAGTTGTTGCTGGAACGCGCCCGCGAACGTTACCAAGTCAATTCCGAAGTCTATGGTGTGGCCGCTTTGACCGCTCAAGCATTGATACAGGCTGCCGATCGCTATGTGCCGATAGAGGAAGGTTTGTTGATTTAA
- a CDS encoding tRNA (mnm(5)s(2)U34)-methyltransferase, with translation MKRISLAEIAHDTIGQTLQSGDIVVDATVGNGHDTVFLAENVGRGGKVFGFDVQPQAIQVTRQRIRQLGLDARVTLFHASHADMAQHIPQQFHGCIQAIMFNLGYLPGADKSVITQTQSTLQAVGAACRLLGAQGVITVTAYPGHAGGDEETHYLTHWLQQLDSADYSVETVFSQHHQAHAPRLFVIKKIN, from the coding sequence ATGAAACGCATTTCCCTCGCTGAAATTGCCCACGACACTATCGGCCAAACGCTGCAAAGTGGCGATATCGTTGTCGACGCTACCGTCGGTAACGGTCACGATACGGTGTTTTTAGCGGAAAACGTGGGCCGCGGGGGAAAGGTCTTTGGTTTTGATGTGCAGCCCCAAGCCATACAGGTGACCCGGCAACGCATCCGGCAGCTGGGGTTAGATGCTCGGGTAACGCTGTTTCATGCCAGTCATGCCGATATGGCGCAACATATTCCGCAACAATTTCACGGGTGCATACAGGCCATCATGTTCAATTTGGGCTATCTGCCGGGTGCGGATAAAAGCGTGATCACCCAAACTCAATCGACATTGCAAGCGGTTGGCGCCGCATGCCGACTATTGGGTGCGCAAGGTGTCATTACGGTAACGGCCTATCCCGGCCACGCGGGCGGCGATGAAGAAACCCACTATTTGACTCACTGGCTCCAGCAGCTCGATTCCGCTGATTATTCCGTGGAAACCGTATTCAGCCAACATCATCAAGCGCACGCGCCGCGGCTTTTTGTGATCAAAAAAATCAACTGA
- a CDS encoding CpsD/CapB family tyrosine-protein kinase, which produces MNSIQTLADKNQPSNAGSGDAHQDGINVAYSQTRVHTPNPQLLKENRIISAFTPGPWLEAYRMLRTRCLQSMDAMEWKTLAITSTSDKTGTSLTAANLAISIAMELDRTALLVDANFLNPAIANLFGIQTDTGLSDYLLHDQEISSMLINPGIDRLVVLPAGKPLFNSTEMLRSPKMVRLVNELKSRYPSRIIIFDMPPILSHDDTLGFSPYVDSVLLVVEEGKTKSDELKHAASLLKDINVLGTVFNKSTDHKISFQD; this is translated from the coding sequence ATGAATTCCATTCAAACATTAGCAGATAAAAACCAACCATCGAATGCCGGATCCGGCGACGCCCATCAAGACGGCATTAATGTCGCTTACAGCCAAACCCGGGTGCACACGCCCAACCCGCAGCTACTCAAGGAAAACCGGATAATTTCGGCTTTTACGCCCGGCCCCTGGCTGGAAGCCTATCGCATGTTGCGCACCCGCTGCTTGCAAAGCATGGACGCCATGGAGTGGAAAACCCTGGCCATTACCAGCACTAGCGACAAAACCGGCACTAGTTTAACCGCTGCCAATTTGGCTATCAGCATTGCCATGGAACTGGATAGAACGGCGTTATTGGTCGACGCCAATTTTTTGAATCCGGCCATTGCCAATTTATTCGGCATCCAAACCGATACCGGCCTCAGCGATTATCTGCTGCACGACCAGGAAATCAGCTCTATGCTGATCAATCCCGGCATTGACCGCTTGGTGGTTCTACCGGCCGGTAAGCCTCTGTTTAATTCGACTGAGATGCTGCGGTCGCCGAAAATGGTGCGTTTGGTCAATGAACTGAAAAGCCGCTATCCCTCCCGCATCATTATTTTCGACATGCCCCCTATCTTGTCGCACGACGATACTCTGGGCTTTTCGCCCTATGTGGACAGCGTATTACTGGTGGTTGAGGAAGGTAAAACCAAAAGCGACGAATTAAAACACGCCGCCAGTTTGTTGAAAGACATTAACGTACTGGGCACGGTATTCAATAAATCAACCGACCATAAAATCTCGTTTCAGGATTAG
- a CDS encoding polysaccharide biosynthesis/export family protein gives MKQQLIFFLIFAFVACKSFAQTEFPLTPTNLPQAQTETSSPESATKTDIVILKDPEILATYLLAPGDAIEVTVWKEEGLQQQQFLIGPDGNIVYPLIGTITAAGRTINDLKELLSIKLADYIADPSVSVKLLNNQGNAIFVIGKVNKPGQVFAGRRIDVLQALSLAGGLTVFANESNINIQRRIGNEIKVFPFDYGNVIDGEDLEQNILLEPGDTITVP, from the coding sequence TTGAAACAGCAACTTATATTTTTTTTAATTTTTGCATTTGTTGCCTGTAAAAGTTTTGCTCAAACAGAATTTCCGCTTACTCCCACCAACCTCCCGCAAGCCCAAACCGAAACGTCATCTCCGGAATCCGCTACAAAAACCGACATCGTCATTCTTAAAGACCCTGAAATTCTCGCCACGTACCTGCTTGCCCCAGGCGATGCCATTGAAGTGACGGTCTGGAAGGAAGAAGGCCTGCAACAGCAGCAATTTCTGATCGGTCCCGACGGAAATATCGTTTACCCGCTGATCGGCACCATTACCGCGGCGGGCCGAACCATCAACGATCTTAAGGAACTGTTGAGCATCAAGCTGGCGGATTATATCGCCGACCCTTCCGTTAGCGTTAAATTACTGAATAATCAGGGTAATGCCATTTTCGTAATCGGCAAAGTCAACAAACCCGGCCAAGTATTCGCAGGCAGACGTATCGACGTGCTGCAGGCACTCAGTTTGGCGGGCGGTCTGACCGTGTTCGCCAATGAAAGCAATATCAATATTCAACGCCGCATCGGCAATGAAATCAAAGTATTTCCGTTTGATTACGGCAATGTCATTGACGGAGAAGATTTGGAACAAAACATTCTGCTGGAACCGGGAGACACCATCACCGTACCTTAA
- a CDS encoding NAD(P)/FAD-dependent oxidoreductase, with the protein MPIDVLIIGQGLAGSLLAWELIRREMRVIVVDNGCQNASQVAAGLINPVTGQRLVKSADINVLLPAAMRCYRQLSEAFQQHFFVALPMLRILKNAREQCVAEQRLHQPAYQAFLAAYSAEADAMQAPHGVLLQAQTGYLKTGLLLSHLRNFLIAKASYRKAQFDYNEFVLYPRLSWRELLPRHIVFCEGYQAQQNPWFGGLPFQPAKGEILSCRSTATCPEQIINYGHWLIPIEGQQFKLGATFQPGTTDTRPTEAARQTLLAGISTVIPDLKPIEVTMQQAGVRPTTLDKQPFIGSHPRYANLHIFNGFGAKGSLAIPWHAQQFSAALQQQLLISSSVNIQRYYETHFPR; encoded by the coding sequence ATGCCGATTGACGTTTTGATTATCGGCCAGGGATTGGCCGGCAGTTTACTGGCTTGGGAACTGATCCGCCGGGAAATGCGAGTCATTGTGGTCGACAACGGCTGCCAGAACGCCTCGCAGGTAGCGGCTGGGCTGATAAACCCGGTTACCGGGCAACGCTTGGTTAAAAGTGCGGATATTAATGTGCTATTGCCTGCGGCAATGCGTTGTTACCGCCAGCTATCCGAAGCATTCCAACAGCATTTTTTTGTCGCATTGCCGATGCTGCGGATTTTAAAAAATGCCCGGGAGCAGTGTGTCGCAGAACAGCGTTTACATCAGCCCGCTTATCAAGCGTTTTTGGCGGCTTATTCTGCCGAAGCGGATGCCATGCAAGCACCGCACGGCGTCTTGTTACAAGCCCAGACCGGATATTTGAAAACCGGCTTATTGTTATCGCATCTGCGGAATTTTCTGATCGCTAAAGCCAGTTACCGGAAAGCTCAATTTGATTATAACGAGTTTGTTCTATACCCCAGGCTAAGCTGGCGGGAATTGCTACCCCGGCATATCGTATTTTGCGAAGGGTATCAGGCTCAGCAGAATCCCTGGTTTGGCGGTCTGCCGTTCCAGCCGGCAAAAGGCGAAATATTGAGCTGCCGCAGCACGGCAACATGTCCGGAGCAGATAATCAATTACGGCCATTGGTTGATCCCAATCGAAGGGCAACAGTTTAAACTCGGTGCTACCTTTCAGCCCGGAACAACCGATACCCGGCCAACGGAAGCTGCCAGGCAAACCTTGTTGGCCGGGATAAGCACGGTTATACCGGATTTAAAGCCCATCGAAGTGACGATGCAGCAAGCCGGGGTCAGGCCCACCACCTTAGATAAACAGCCGTTTATCGGTTCGCACCCGCGATACGCTAATCTGCATATTTTTAACGGTTTCGGCGCTAAGGGCAGTTTGGCGATACCCTGGCATGCGCAACAATTTTCGGCAGCTTTGCAGCAGCAGCTATTAATATCGTCATCCGTTAACATCCAACGTTATTATGAAACGCATTTCCCTCGCTGA
- a CDS encoding pyrimidine/purine nucleoside phosphorylase encodes MSEFQNVTIVKQANVYFDGKVNSRTIMFADGTKKTLGFMQPGEYTFNTADPELMEILAGELDVQLPGCDWQTVKGGEAFNVPGNAAFTMKVKTPSDYCCSFLK; translated from the coding sequence ATGTCAGAATTTCAAAACGTCACCATCGTCAAACAAGCCAACGTATATTTCGACGGCAAAGTAAACAGCCGTACCATTATGTTTGCCGACGGTACCAAAAAAACCCTGGGATTCATGCAGCCCGGCGAATATACCTTCAATACCGCGGATCCGGAGTTGATGGAAATCCTGGCTGGCGAGCTGGATGTGCAATTACCCGGTTGCGACTGGCAAACCGTAAAAGGTGGCGAAGCGTTCAATGTTCCGGGAAATGCGGCATTCACGATGAAGGTCAAAACCCCCAGCGATTACTGCTGCTCGTTTTTGAAATAA
- a CDS encoding LPS biosynthesis protein, whose product MENQTPDIKDYLKIVKKRRRYLIIPLAVILLISIILAVALPSVFRSSATILIEEQEIPSELVKSTVTTFADQRIQIISQRIMSRSNLVEVIKKYDLYADDRKSKTEEVILEKMRNSIKVETISADVIDPRSGHPTQATIAFSLAFDNESATLAQKVANELTSLFLKENIKSRTESAENAALFLSEEARRLKVKIQELQAKLASFKEQNLQQLPEANQLNQQELTSLTNQLMSLDTQERNALDRRFYLEGQLAQIDPNAMATNAAGNRVFDMKDRLKELQSQYPSLLARYSDNHPDVIKTKREIESLQKEIGSNTDLNKMNAELTEKKTELALLLKQYSDKHPDVVKLQKQISALQQALIEASQNNYSNVDLEPDNPAYITLKSQLDAANSDIRSIEITRGKIRSRIEELRDNLMRSPLVEKDYMDLVQELNNTNQRYQEVSVREMEAQISQQLEIEKKGERFTLIDPPQEPLEPVSPNRMAILFLGFVLAIAGGFGTVALVEMMDASIHSEKTITNILGVAPLATIPYLENRIEKQKYQTHRRALMLGALITALAAALIFHFLFMPLDVFWYKLLRVAGGL is encoded by the coding sequence GTGGAAAATCAAACGCCCGACATTAAAGATTATCTGAAGATCGTTAAAAAACGCCGCAGATATTTAATCATTCCACTGGCGGTCATTCTACTGATTAGCATTATACTGGCTGTGGCACTGCCGTCCGTATTCCGGTCATCGGCGACTATTTTGATCGAAGAGCAGGAAATCCCTTCCGAATTGGTTAAATCGACGGTTACCACGTTTGCCGACCAGCGTATTCAGATTATCAGCCAGCGTATCATGTCGCGCTCCAATCTAGTCGAAGTCATAAAAAAATACGATTTATATGCCGACGACCGCAAATCCAAAACAGAAGAAGTTATTTTGGAGAAAATGCGTAACAGTATTAAAGTCGAAACGATCAGCGCCGACGTTATCGACCCCAGAAGCGGTCACCCCACTCAAGCGACCATTGCCTTCTCGCTGGCATTCGACAACGAATCAGCGACACTCGCGCAGAAGGTGGCCAATGAATTAACCTCCTTATTTCTTAAAGAAAACATCAAATCCAGAACCGAGTCGGCGGAAAATGCGGCATTATTCCTGAGTGAAGAGGCGCGTCGTCTGAAAGTAAAAATTCAGGAGCTGCAAGCCAAGCTGGCCAGTTTTAAAGAACAAAACCTGCAACAGTTACCGGAAGCCAATCAATTAAACCAGCAAGAACTGACATCCTTAACCAACCAACTGATGAGTCTGGACACACAGGAACGCAATGCCTTGGATCGGCGCTTTTATCTGGAAGGCCAGCTGGCGCAAATCGACCCGAATGCCATGGCTACCAATGCGGCAGGCAATCGGGTATTCGATATGAAAGACCGTTTAAAGGAATTACAGTCCCAATATCCTTCCCTGCTGGCACGTTATTCCGATAATCATCCGGATGTAATAAAAACCAAGCGGGAAATCGAGTCATTACAAAAAGAAATCGGTTCCAATACCGACTTGAATAAAATGAATGCCGAATTGACCGAGAAAAAGACCGAATTGGCGTTATTGTTGAAGCAATACTCCGACAAGCATCCCGATGTAGTCAAGCTGCAAAAACAAATTTCAGCCCTGCAACAAGCACTGATCGAGGCCAGTCAAAACAATTATTCCAACGTTGACTTGGAACCGGATAACCCCGCTTACATTACCCTTAAGTCTCAATTGGACGCAGCCAATTCGGATATCAGATCGATAGAGATTACCCGCGGAAAAATCAGAAGCCGTATCGAAGAATTACGAGATAACCTGATGCGCTCGCCCTTGGTGGAAAAAGATTACATGGACTTGGTACAAGAACTGAATAACACCAATCAACGCTACCAGGAAGTCAGCGTCCGGGAAATGGAAGCCCAAATATCGCAACAACTGGAAATCGAAAAGAAAGGCGAACGCTTCACCTTGATCGACCCGCCGCAAGAACCGCTGGAACCGGTCAGTCCCAACCGCATGGCCATTTTATTCCTGGGTTTTGTGTTGGCGATCGCGGGAGGTTTCGGCACCGTGGCCTTAGTCGAGATGATGGATGCCAGCATACACAGCGAGAAAACGATCACCAATATATTGGGTGTGGCACCGCTGGCGACTATCCCCTACCTCGAAAACAGGATTGAAAAACAAAAATATCAAACCCATCGTCGGGCGCTTATGCTGGGCGCCTTGATTACGGCCCTTGCCGCCGCGTTGATTTTCCACTTCCTGTTCATGCCGCTGGATGTATTTTGGTACAAACTACTCCGCGTGGCAGGCGGCTTATAA
- a CDS encoding HopJ type III effector protein — protein MKLKDFIALIESGKDVDFKDAMAVISAHYDYKPCQFSNGIQQPLVNAAGQNEGSCKIFAFARLNGLNQAQTLALFGDYYRKDVLENPSGSDHQNIRNFLRDGWEGIVFSGEALTPKHAD, from the coding sequence ATGAAATTGAAAGACTTTATTGCCCTGATCGAGTCGGGCAAAGACGTTGATTTTAAAGATGCTATGGCTGTTATCTCGGCGCATTACGATTATAAACCCTGCCAATTCAGCAACGGTATTCAACAGCCGCTGGTCAATGCCGCCGGACAAAATGAAGGGTCCTGCAAGATCTTCGCATTCGCTAGATTAAACGGCTTAAATCAAGCGCAAACCTTGGCATTGTTCGGCGATTACTATCGAAAAGATGTACTGGAAAACCCCAGCGGTAGCGATCATCAAAATATCCGCAATTTTCTGCGCGACGGATGGGAAGGCATAGTATTTAGCGGCGAGGCTTTGACACCCAAACATGCCGATTGA